From the genome of Campylobacter concisus, one region includes:
- the tmk gene encoding dTMP kinase yields MYVLFEGIDGVGKSTQIEILASKFSDAIVTKEPGGTQLGENLREILLSSSIKIGKRTEILLFLADRAEHFEKLIKPNLGRLILSDRGFISGIAYALANDENLDESVLLELNKFALNDKFADKIVFFEASHELISTRLKARGTSDKIEARGLEYLLKVQSLMKQILIKNGFKTLFIDASKSIELISKEIENFINFK; encoded by the coding sequence ATGTATGTTTTATTTGAAGGCATTGACGGCGTTGGCAAGAGCACGCAGATAGAAATTTTAGCTTCTAAATTTAGTGATGCCATCGTCACAAAAGAGCCAGGTGGCACGCAGCTTGGTGAAAATTTACGAGAAATTTTACTAAGCTCGAGCATAAAAATCGGCAAAAGGACTGAAATTTTACTCTTTTTGGCTGACAGGGCTGAGCATTTTGAAAAGCTAATAAAGCCAAATTTAGGTAGGCTCATTTTAAGCGACAGAGGCTTTATCTCGGGCATCGCCTACGCTTTAGCAAATGATGAAAACTTAGATGAAAGCGTACTTTTAGAGCTTAATAAATTTGCACTAAATGATAAATTTGCAGACAAGATAGTCTTTTTTGAAGCAAGCCATGAGCTTATAAGCACGCGCTTAAAAGCAAGAGGCACAAGCGATAAGATCGAGGCTCGTGGGCTAGAGTATCTTTTAAAAGTGCAAAGTTTGATGAAGCAAATTCTTATCAAAAATGGCTTTAAAACGCTTTTTATAGACGCGTCTAAAAGCATAGAGCTAATTTCAAAAGAGATAGAAAATTTTATAAATTTTAAGTAA
- the speA gene encoding biosynthetic arginine decarboxylase, whose amino-acid sequence MNDFGLSIWGNSNFVIEDGKVCINAASKPAIIDIVKEIRDDGYRGPLLLRFPHLIQKQIEQIHASFAKAKKEFAYKGSFNAVFPLKVNQYPGFVKNLVRLGKPYNYGLEAGSKAELLLTMAYNNEKAPITVNGFKDKEMINIGFIAAEMGHNITLTIEGLNELEAIIAIAKERFKPKPKIGLRVRLHSTGSGLWAKSGGIHSKFGLTSTELIEAVKMLKKANLLENFTMIHFHIGSQISEIHPLKKALIEAGNIYAELRKMGASNLKAINLGGGLAIEYSQFKEESSRNYTLNEYANDVVYMLKTISEQKKEIEPDIFIESGRYIAASHALLVAPVLELFSQEYTEEKLNLKKNNPNLITELVDLYKSIKPSNALEYLHDAIHHTESVLTLFDLGYVDLQDRSNAEVLLRLISKKAVVMLGNKSNSSDLTKIQKEVQERYLLNFSIFQSLPDFWGLKQNFPIMPLDRLDERPTLPASIWDITCDSDGEISYDDEKNPLLLHDVDVEKEDYFLGFFLVGAYQEVIGMKHNLFTHPTEATIEITSDGYKITNLLESQSILDIMEDMDYDIYEIQDILNERLEKSTLINETQKKQILGELYLFLNDNSYLKTIN is encoded by the coding sequence ATGAATGATTTTGGACTTAGCATTTGGGGCAATTCAAATTTTGTTATAGAAGATGGCAAAGTCTGTATAAATGCAGCCAGCAAACCAGCGATCATCGACATCGTAAAAGAGATAAGAGACGATGGATATAGAGGGCCGCTACTGCTTCGCTTTCCGCACCTTATCCAAAAGCAGATCGAGCAGATCCACGCAAGCTTTGCAAAGGCAAAGAAAGAGTTTGCCTACAAAGGTAGCTTTAATGCCGTTTTCCCGCTTAAGGTCAATCAATATCCTGGCTTTGTAAAAAACCTAGTGCGTCTTGGCAAGCCCTATAACTACGGCCTTGAAGCTGGCAGTAAGGCTGAGCTACTTTTAACAATGGCTTACAATAACGAAAAAGCTCCCATAACCGTAAATGGTTTTAAAGATAAAGAGATGATAAATATAGGCTTCATTGCCGCTGAAATGGGACACAACATTACGCTAACGATCGAGGGCTTAAACGAGCTTGAAGCGATAATCGCCATCGCAAAAGAGCGCTTCAAACCAAAACCAAAGATCGGACTTAGAGTAAGACTACACTCTACAGGATCGGGTCTTTGGGCAAAGAGTGGCGGCATACACTCTAAATTTGGCCTAACATCAACAGAGCTAATAGAAGCTGTAAAGATGCTAAAAAAAGCAAATTTACTTGAAAATTTCACAATGATACACTTTCACATCGGCTCTCAAATAAGTGAGATCCATCCGCTCAAAAAAGCACTCATCGAGGCTGGCAATATCTACGCTGAGCTTAGAAAAATGGGTGCCTCAAATTTAAAAGCTATAAATTTAGGTGGCGGACTTGCGATCGAGTACTCGCAGTTTAAAGAAGAAAGCAGCAGAAACTATACGCTAAACGAATATGCAAACGACGTTGTTTATATGCTTAAAACCATAAGCGAGCAAAAAAAGGAGATCGAACCAGATATTTTCATAGAGTCAGGTCGCTATATCGCCGCTTCTCACGCGCTTTTGGTCGCTCCTGTGCTTGAGCTATTTTCTCAAGAATACACCGAAGAGAAGCTAAATTTAAAGAAAAACAATCCAAATTTAATAACCGAGCTAGTCGATCTTTATAAATCAATCAAGCCTTCAAACGCCCTAGAATACCTACACGACGCTATCCATCACACAGAAAGCGTTTTAACACTCTTTGACCTTGGATATGTTGATCTTCAAGATAGATCAAACGCCGAGGTGCTTTTAAGGCTAATTAGCAAAAAAGCTGTCGTGATGCTTGGCAATAAGAGCAACTCAAGCGATCTAACTAAAATTCAAAAAGAGGTTCAAGAGAGATACCTGCTAAATTTCTCGATCTTTCAAAGCTTGCCTGACTTTTGGGGGCTAAAGCAAAATTTCCCTATCATGCCACTTGACAGGCTCGATGAGCGCCCTACTTTGCCAGCTTCGATCTGGGATATCACTTGCGATAGCGACGGCGAGATCAGCTATGATGACGAGAAAAACCCGCTACTTTTGCACGACGTGGATGTGGAGAAGGAGGATTATTTCTTGGGATTTTTCCTAGTTGGCGCATATCAAGAGGTGATCGGCATGAAGCACAACCTCTTTACTCATCCAACAGAAGCTACGATAGAGATAACAAGCGATGGCTACAAGATCACAAATTTACTAGAGAGCCAGTCGATCCTTGATATCATGGAGGACATGGACTACGATATCTACGAGATCCAAGACATTCTAAATGAGCGCTTAGAGAAATCAACTCTGATAAACGAAACACAAAAGAAGCAAATTTTGGGCGAACTTTATCTATTTTTAAATGACAATAGCTACTTAAAGACAATCAACTAA
- the coaD gene encoding pantetheine-phosphate adenylyltransferase: MKKSCIYPGTFDPITNGHLDVIIRATKIFDKVIVAVAKSDSKQPMFTHEKRIEMAKEAVCELKNVSVLGFDNLLVDFAKSHGINTVIRGLRAVSDFEYELQIGYANAALWDEFETVYLMPSLNNAFISSSIVRSVLRHDGNVSNLVPAKILKNLKA; this comes from the coding sequence TTGAAAAAATCTTGCATCTATCCAGGGACTTTTGATCCGATCACAAACGGCCATTTAGACGTCATCATAAGAGCTACAAAAATTTTTGACAAGGTAATCGTTGCAGTCGCAAAAAGTGACAGCAAACAGCCGATGTTTACACACGAAAAGCGTATCGAAATGGCAAAAGAGGCAGTTTGCGAGCTAAAAAACGTAAGCGTTCTTGGCTTTGATAACTTGCTTGTTGATTTTGCTAAATCACACGGTATAAACACCGTCATCAGGGGGCTTCGAGCGGTCAGTGACTTCGAGTATGAGCTACAAATCGGCTACGCAAACGCTGCACTTTGGGACGAATTTGAGACGGTTTATCTTATGCCAAGCTTAAATAACGCCTTTATCTCAAGCTCGATCGTCCGCTCAGTCTTGCGCCACGACGGCAACGTGAGCAACCTAGTGCCAGCAAAAATTCTTAAAAATTTAAAGGCGTAA
- a CDS encoding UbiX family flavin prenyltransferase, with product MKKIVFAATGASGAGLFLKLVKVAKDSCEAHVIVSKNAMKVLEAEENLKLNLNDLGVKIYDDQDLSAGPASGSFGTNAMIIAPCSTNTLAKVANGISDTLITRAASVALKERQRLVLGVREMPFSAIALSQMQLLSSLGAIIAPPVLGYYAGIKSLLDMENFIIGKWLDTLKIENNLYKRWQI from the coding sequence ATGAAAAAGATAGTATTTGCAGCCACTGGAGCAAGCGGGGCTGGACTCTTTTTAAAGCTTGTCAAGGTTGCCAAAGATAGTTGCGAGGCGCACGTCATAGTTAGTAAAAACGCCATGAAAGTTTTAGAGGCTGAAGAAAATTTGAAGCTAAATTTAAATGATCTTGGCGTGAAAATTTATGATGATCAAGACCTTAGCGCAGGCCCAGCGTCAGGCTCGTTTGGCACGAATGCTATGATCATAGCGCCCTGCTCTACCAACACACTAGCAAAAGTCGCAAACGGCATAAGCGATACGCTCATCACAAGAGCCGCAAGTGTCGCGCTAAAGGAGAGACAAAGGCTGGTTTTAGGTGTTAGAGAGATGCCATTTTCTGCGATCGCGCTCTCTCAGATGCAGCTTCTCTCATCTCTTGGAGCCATAATCGCTCCGCCAGTTTTAGGATACTACGCAGGCATAAAGAGCCTTCTTGATATGGAAAATTTCATCATCGGCAAGTGGCTTGATACTTTAAAAATTGAAAATAATCTTTACAAAAGGTGGCAAATTTGA
- the thiS gene encoding sulfur carrier protein ThiS encodes MIKFRVNGKNFELENDINVYDFLAQNGYELKFIALERDGEILPKKLWRERFMSEGKAYEIVTLVGGG; translated from the coding sequence ATGATCAAATTTAGAGTAAATGGCAAAAACTTCGAGCTTGAAAACGATATAAATGTTTATGATTTTTTAGCTCAAAATGGCTATGAGCTTAAATTTATAGCCCTTGAGCGAGACGGAGAAATTTTGCCAAAAAAGCTTTGGCGTGAGCGCTTCATGAGCGAGGGCAAAGCTTATGAGATCGTCACTTTAGTTGGCGGTGGATGA
- the flgA gene encoding flagellar basal body P-ring formation chaperone FlgA, with translation MYCVLNDQISLSTFGFDGEDNEILNLEGKRAAKIDSKKLYEILTANFKTYNDKSGGSIAFVKNCSIMDEIQMQFLRSISDEYPGISISDLSISPQNKLPANFKELVLKNIFLGDQNSQKGTFRASFEDVDLSLKSIYFKFSFNAKMPAFIAINSMNTNHILSLLDYQPTMIEFGKWPKDALSSSNSLALITKVQIKSGEILTKRQFNAISLVKKGQMLNAVLSEDGVKIIAEVKALEDGNLGDMIKIRTKDNKILQATVSGKDEAVIR, from the coding sequence ATGTATTGCGTTCTAAATGATCAAATTTCGCTTAGTACTTTTGGCTTTGATGGCGAAGACAATGAAATTTTAAACCTAGAGGGCAAAAGAGCAGCCAAGATAGATAGCAAAAAACTCTATGAAATTCTAACAGCAAATTTTAAAACATATAATGACAAAAGCGGTGGAAGCATAGCTTTTGTGAAAAACTGCTCTATTATGGATGAGATTCAAATGCAATTTTTAAGATCAATTAGCGATGAATATCCCGGTATCAGCATAAGTGATCTTAGCATCAGTCCACAAAATAAGCTTCCAGCAAATTTTAAAGAGCTCGTCCTAAAAAATATCTTTTTAGGTGATCAAAATAGTCAAAAAGGTACATTTAGAGCATCATTTGAGGATGTTGATCTGAGTCTAAAAAGTATCTATTTTAAATTTAGCTTTAATGCTAAGATGCCAGCCTTCATAGCAATAAATTCAATGAATACAAACCATATTTTAAGCCTGCTTGACTATCAGCCAACGATGATTGAGTTTGGCAAATGGCCAAAAGATGCACTTTCTAGCTCAAATAGCTTAGCTCTTATAACAAAAGTGCAGATAAAAAGCGGTGAGATTTTAACCAAGCGTCAGTTTAACGCCATAAGCTTAGTAAAAAAAGGTCAAATGCTAAATGCGGTTTTAAGCGAGGATGGCGTTAAGATAATAGCTGAAGTAAAGGCACTTGAGGATGGAAATTTAGGTGATATGATAAAGATAAGAACAAAAGATAATAAAATTTTACAGGCCACAGTTTCAGGCAAAGATGAGGCAGTGATAAGATGA
- a CDS encoding pyridoxal phosphate-dependent aminotransferase, whose product MQLANRMQTLSESITIAISTKAKEMKAAGIDVISLSAGEPDFMTPKKIRETVKNALDNDSKSGKYTPVPGLPEVIEAIRAKLKRDNGLDYKANQIVTNIGAKHSLFNVFQALINPGDEVIIPSPYWVSYPEIVKFCGGVPVFIEAHESTNFKVTAEQLKKAITPKTKVFSLNHPTNPTGAVYTKGEIAAFGEVLKGTDIIITSDEIYEKVIYGKEFHAVASVSEYLFKRTVTINGLSKCGAMPGWRFGYIASSMDWLIAGIKKLQSQSTSNISSIVQIGAIPSLLGETDEDIENMRKEYEKRRDVAVEMINAIPGLSVVKPDGAFYLFVKCKEVDGDSLRFCKKMLEEVNVATVPGVGFGMDGYFRISFATDIESIKKAIERIANFVKSYKI is encoded by the coding sequence ATGCAACTAGCAAACAGAATGCAAACATTAAGCGAGTCAATCACAATCGCGATCAGCACAAAGGCCAAAGAGATGAAGGCTGCTGGCATCGATGTGATCTCACTTTCAGCTGGCGAGCCTGACTTTATGACTCCAAAAAAGATAAGAGAAACTGTAAAAAACGCACTTGATAACGATAGTAAAAGCGGCAAATACACGCCAGTACCAGGTTTGCCTGAGGTCATAGAGGCCATTAGAGCAAAGCTAAAAAGAGATAACGGACTTGACTACAAAGCAAATCAAATCGTCACAAACATCGGCGCAAAACACTCACTTTTTAATGTATTTCAAGCGCTTATCAACCCAGGTGATGAAGTCATCATCCCATCTCCATACTGGGTGAGCTACCCAGAGATCGTTAAATTTTGTGGCGGCGTGCCTGTCTTTATCGAGGCGCACGAGAGCACAAATTTCAAAGTCACAGCCGAACAACTAAAAAAAGCGATCACACCAAAAACAAAAGTATTTTCACTAAATCACCCGACAAACCCAACTGGAGCTGTCTATACAAAAGGGGAGATTGCTGCATTTGGCGAGGTTTTAAAGGGCACTGACATCATTATCACAAGCGATGAAATTTATGAAAAAGTGATCTACGGCAAAGAATTTCACGCCGTAGCCTCAGTGAGCGAGTATCTTTTCAAAAGAACGGTCACGATAAATGGCCTAAGCAAGTGCGGCGCGATGCCTGGCTGGAGATTTGGCTACATAGCAAGCTCGATGGACTGGCTAATAGCTGGTATCAAAAAGCTTCAAAGCCAAAGCACAAGCAACATCAGCTCGATCGTGCAAATAGGCGCTATCCCGTCGCTTCTTGGCGAAACTGACGAAGATATCGAAAACATGAGAAAAGAGTATGAAAAAAGACGCGACGTGGCAGTTGAGATGATAAATGCTATCCCTGGGCTAAGCGTAGTTAAGCCTGATGGCGCGTTTTATCTATTTGTAAAATGTAAAGAGGTAGATGGCGACTCACTTAGGTTTTGCAAAAAGATGCTTGAAGAGGTAAATGTAGCGACCGTGCCAGGTGTGGGCTTTGGTATGGATGGATATTTTAGAATTTCTTTTGCGACAGACATCGAGAGCATAAAAAAAGCGATCGAGAGGATCGCAAATTTTGTAAAAAGCTACAAAATTTAA
- a CDS encoding molybdopterin molybdotransferase MoeA has translation MLLNDALNALKSKFKLKTDSEILPISMALGKTLANDVAAVKDLPCFDNSALDGFAVKFEDKDKPYKIVASAFAGDKEQLSIGKNECVKIMTGAKMPKGADTIIKIEDCVVDGNFIKAPNNLKKGDGYRFKGEEVKIGKILLKSGEVLNTRGIMMLAAQGISFINVKKQPSVGIYSSGNEIIEPWQRSSEDEIYNANAFGIAALLSSIGQDSSYLGIIKDELSAVKQAFLNATNYDIIICSGGASAGEADFMKIALSELGYNEIFSHIDIRPGKPCKAYEKDGKLIFVLPGNPMAAYVCMMMLVLPLLKEDCFVMQNATNAQNLKVKSGRINAIFGNIENDKFIATNGGKYGSGMIDHILKSTFMFLTSPDQSEILQNSEISLIKLP, from the coding sequence ATGCTGCTAAATGACGCATTAAATGCGCTTAAATCCAAATTTAAACTAAAAACAGATAGTGAAATTTTACCTATCAGCATGGCTCTTGGTAAAACATTGGCAAATGATGTAGCGGCGGTAAAAGACTTGCCATGTTTTGATAACTCTGCGCTTGATGGCTTTGCTGTGAAATTTGAAGATAAAGATAAGCCATATAAAATAGTTGCAAGTGCCTTTGCAGGCGATAAAGAGCAGCTAAGCATCGGCAAAAATGAGTGCGTTAAGATAATGACTGGTGCGAAGATGCCAAAGGGTGCTGATACTATCATAAAGATTGAAGACTGCGTAGTTGATGGAAATTTTATAAAAGCACCAAATAATCTTAAAAAAGGTGATGGATATCGCTTTAAAGGCGAAGAGGTAAAAATTGGTAAAATTTTGCTAAAAAGTGGCGAGGTCTTAAACACTAGAGGCATAATGATGCTAGCAGCACAGGGCATAAGTTTTATAAATGTAAAAAAACAGCCTAGCGTTGGAATTTATTCAAGTGGAAACGAGATCATCGAGCCTTGGCAAAGATCAAGCGAGGATGAAATTTACAATGCAAATGCCTTTGGTATCGCTGCACTTTTAAGCTCCATAGGGCAAGATAGCTCATATCTTGGCATCATAAAAGATGAGCTAAGTGCTGTAAAACAAGCATTTTTAAATGCTACAAATTACGACATTATTATCTGCTCTGGCGGAGCAAGCGCTGGTGAGGCTGACTTTATGAAAATAGCTCTAAGCGAGCTTGGATACAATGAAATTTTTTCGCATATTGATATAAGACCTGGTAAACCTTGCAAGGCTTATGAAAAAGATGGCAAACTTATTTTTGTGCTCCCTGGAAATCCAATGGCAGCTTATGTTTGCATGATGATGCTTGTTTTGCCTCTTTTAAAAGAGGATTGCTTTGTGATGCAAAATGCTACAAATGCGCAAAATTTAAAAGTAAAATCAGGTAGGATCAATGCCATTTTTGGAAATATTGAAAATGATAAATTTATAGCAACAAATGGTGGAAAATACGGCTCTGGCATGATAGATCATATTTTAAAAAGCACTTTTATGTTTTTAACTAGCCCAGATCAAAGCGAAATTTTGCAAAATAGTGAAATTTCTCTTATAAAACTTCCATAA
- the murA gene encoding UDP-N-acetylglucosamine 1-carboxyvinyltransferase, translating to MMHYLKIKGNAKLSGEVKISGAKNAALPIIALTLLAKKSVNLTNIPNVADIKTLCQLLTNLGAKCEFKDKNSLSIDTSSVSSTTANYDIVRKMRASILTLGPLLARFGHCEVSLPGGCAIGQRPIDLHLSALEKMGANIEIKQGYVVATAPNGLKGAKIVFDKITVTGSENIIMAAALAHGTTELFNVALEPEVVQICEILAKSGVKIEGIGTSELKITGSGQKLLEICDIEVIPDRIEAGTYLCAGAITNSKISVTKANASHMTAILNKFEEMGFGIEVDGDKITILPAKEIKPVEIRTTEYPGFPTDMQAQFMALCLAANGVSTIDERLFENRFMHVSELARMGADIKLNGHIASVYAPAKLNAADVMATDLRASSALILAALIANGESLVHRIYHLDRGYENLEEKFQGLGANITRLEE from the coding sequence ATGATGCACTATTTAAAGATAAAAGGAAATGCCAAATTAAGTGGCGAAGTAAAAATAAGCGGTGCTAAAAATGCTGCTCTACCTATTATCGCCCTAACCTTACTCGCAAAAAAAAGTGTAAATTTAACAAATATCCCAAATGTTGCTGATATAAAAACGCTTTGCCAACTGCTAACTAATCTAGGAGCAAAGTGCGAATTTAAAGATAAAAATTCACTAAGCATAGACACAAGCAGTGTAAGCTCGACGACTGCAAACTATGACATCGTTAGAAAGATGAGAGCATCAATCTTAACGCTTGGACCGCTTCTTGCACGTTTTGGCCACTGCGAAGTGAGCCTTCCTGGAGGCTGTGCGATCGGACAAAGACCAATAGACCTGCACCTAAGTGCACTTGAGAAAATGGGCGCAAATATCGAAATAAAGCAAGGCTACGTCGTCGCAACAGCACCAAATGGCCTAAAAGGCGCAAAGATTGTTTTTGATAAGATCACCGTAACTGGCAGCGAAAATATCATCATGGCTGCAGCTCTAGCGCACGGTACGACAGAGCTTTTTAACGTAGCGCTTGAGCCTGAAGTGGTGCAAATTTGTGAAATTTTGGCTAAGAGTGGCGTTAAAATAGAAGGCATCGGCACAAGTGAACTAAAGATAACTGGAAGCGGCCAAAAATTGCTTGAAATTTGCGATATCGAGGTCATCCCTGATAGGATTGAGGCTGGCACATACCTTTGTGCTGGAGCTATAACAAATAGCAAAATTTCAGTCACAAAGGCAAATGCATCCCATATGACGGCTATTTTAAATAAATTTGAAGAGATGGGCTTTGGTATCGAAGTAGACGGCGATAAGATCACGATATTGCCAGCAAAAGAGATAAAACCAGTAGAGATAAGAACCACTGAGTATCCGGGCTTTCCAACAGATATGCAAGCTCAATTTATGGCGCTTTGTCTTGCAGCAAATGGCGTTAGCACGATAGATGAGAGGCTTTTTGAAAACCGCTTTATGCACGTTAGTGAGCTTGCTAGAATGGGAGCGGATATTAAATTAAATGGGCATATTGCAAGCGTTTATGCACCAGCTAAGCTAAATGCAGCCGATGTAATGGCGACAGATCTTAGAGCCAGCTCAGCGCTGATACTAGCCGCTCTTATAGCAAATGGCGAAAGCTTGGTACATAGAATTTATCACCTTGATAGAGGATATGAAAATTTAGAAGAGAAATTTCAAGGCCTTGGTGCAAATATTACTAGGCTTGAGGAGTAA
- the thiF gene encoding sulfur carrier protein ThiS adenylyltransferase ThiF has translation MIEIVLNGAKFKVPVKSLSELKELALGDKESEIYKFLEKFNATKPDIFIVDGFAIKEDSELKDSSNVVFIRRGVMPEREVLRAMIASRNSPELNLALSKAVIGVAGLGGLGSNIALSLARVGVKKLVLADFDVVEPSNLNRQQYFVHHIGMKKTQALKELINDVNPFVEVETHDIFLDEKNVASIFSECEILCEAFDNVAGKAMILNEAGASLKDKKIIGASGMAGHFSSNLIKTIKFAKNVYLCGDLTNEAKIGQGLMAPRVAICANHEANLAIRLLMGLEA, from the coding sequence ATGATAGAGATAGTTTTAAACGGCGCGAAATTTAAGGTGCCAGTAAAAAGCCTTAGCGAGCTAAAAGAGCTTGCGCTTGGCGATAAAGAGAGTGAAATTTATAAATTTTTAGAGAAATTTAACGCGACAAAGCCTGACATTTTTATCGTTGATGGCTTTGCTATAAAAGAAGATAGCGAGCTAAAAGATAGCTCAAATGTCGTATTTATAAGGCGTGGCGTGATGCCTGAGCGTGAAGTTTTACGCGCAATGATCGCTTCACGAAACAGCCCTGAGCTAAATTTAGCCCTAAGTAAAGCGGTGATCGGCGTGGCTGGACTTGGCGGTCTTGGCTCAAATATCGCACTAAGCCTTGCAAGAGTTGGCGTAAAAAAGCTAGTGCTTGCCGACTTTGACGTCGTTGAGCCAAGCAATCTAAACCGTCAGCAGTATTTTGTCCACCACATCGGTATGAAAAAGACCCAAGCGCTTAAAGAGCTGATAAATGACGTAAATCCCTTTGTCGAGGTCGAAACTCACGATATATTTTTGGACGAAAAAAACGTGGCTAGCATCTTTAGCGAGTGTGAAATTTTATGCGAGGCCTTTGACAACGTCGCTGGCAAGGCGATGATACTAAACGAAGCTGGTGCTAGCCTAAAAGATAAAAAGATCATCGGTGCCTCTGGTATGGCTGGACACTTTAGCTCAAATCTCATAAAAACCATAAAATTTGCCAAAAATGTCTATCTTTGTGGCGACCTCACAAACGAGGCGAAGATCGGTCAAGGGCTCATGGCACCGCGCGTTGCGATCTGCGCAAACCACGAGGCAAATTTAGCCATTAGGCTACTTATGGGCTTGGAGGCGTAA
- the hisS gene encoding histidine--tRNA ligase, whose product MITALRGMKDMLPARAKLYAQIIKTCEEVAKNYGYEQILTPHLEETALFKRSVGESSDIVGKEMYQFEDKGGNDVCLRPEGTAGVVRAFIEAKLDRANVTKRCFYHGSMFRYERPQKGRLREFHQFGCECFGEGSVYEDASIILMVSEIFNRLNIKTTLKINSLGDESSMKSYKAKLVKFLDENDDRICEDCKRRKLLNPIRVLDCKIENCQEIYKNAPVITDSLSDEAQADFAKLQEILTANGVKFEIDTKLVRGLDYYCKTAFEFISNEIGSQSAVAGGGRYDRLVEYLGGRASYGVGFAMGVERIMEILGEAEDERAGIYLCALDTPNLDFVYALGTKLRKKYQVEISYEAKKLQKHLQNADNKNAKIFLCVGENEMKENKIWYKNLETKDEKTIHLDDLEKELG is encoded by the coding sequence ATGATAACGGCACTTCGTGGCATGAAAGATATGCTTCCAGCTCGTGCAAAACTTTACGCACAGATAATCAAAACCTGCGAGGAAGTCGCAAAAAACTACGGATATGAGCAAATTTTGACCCCGCACCTCGAGGAGACAGCACTTTTTAAAAGAAGTGTCGGCGAGAGCAGTGACATCGTGGGCAAGGAGATGTATCAGTTTGAAGACAAAGGCGGCAATGACGTTTGCTTGCGTCCTGAGGGCACGGCTGGCGTGGTTAGAGCCTTTATCGAGGCAAAACTTGATAGGGCAAACGTGACAAAACGCTGCTTTTATCATGGCTCGATGTTTCGCTACGAGCGCCCACAAAAAGGCCGCTTGAGAGAGTTTCACCAGTTTGGCTGTGAGTGCTTTGGCGAGGGCAGCGTCTATGAGGATGCGAGCATTATCTTGATGGTGAGCGAAATTTTTAACAGACTAAATATAAAAACAACCCTAAAAATAAACTCCCTTGGCGACGAGAGCTCGATGAAGTCTTACAAAGCAAAGCTTGTTAAATTTCTAGATGAAAATGACGACAGAATTTGCGAAGACTGCAAAAGACGCAAGCTTTTAAACCCTATCCGCGTGCTTGACTGCAAGATTGAGAACTGCCAAGAAATTTATAAAAATGCCCCAGTTATCACTGATAGCTTAAGCGATGAGGCGCAGGCTGACTTTGCAAAACTGCAAGAAATTTTAACGGCAAATGGCGTTAAATTTGAGATAGATACAAAGCTCGTTCGTGGGCTAGACTACTACTGCAAGACGGCGTTTGAGTTTATCAGCAACGAGATCGGCTCACAAAGTGCGGTTGCTGGTGGGGGCAGATACGACAGGCTTGTTGAATATCTTGGCGGTAGAGCAAGTTATGGCGTTGGCTTTGCGATGGGTGTTGAGAGGATAATGGAAATTTTAGGTGAAGCTGAGGATGAGCGAGCTGGGATTTATCTTTGCGCGCTTGATACACCAAATTTAGACTTTGTCTATGCGCTTGGTACAAAACTTCGCAAAAAATATCAGGTTGAAATTTCTTATGAAGCTAAAAAGCTTCAAAAACATCTGCAAAATGCCGACAATAAAAATGCAAAAATTTTCCTTTGCGTGGGCGAAAACGAGATGAAAGAGAATAAAATTTGGTATAAAAATTTAGAAACAAAAGATGAAAAAACGATACATTTAGATGATCTTGAAAAGGAGCTGGGATGA